One window of Saccharomyces mikatae IFO 1815 strain IFO1815 genome assembly, chromosome: 8 genomic DNA carries:
- the BAT1 gene encoding branched-chain-amino-acid transaminase BAT1 (similar to Saccharomyces cerevisiae BAT2 (YJR148W) and BAT1 (YHR208W); ancestral locus Anc_4.389), whose protein sequence is MLQRHSLRLGKFSIRTLATGAPLDASKLRITKNPNPSKPRPNEELVFGQTFTDHMLTIPWSAKEGWGAPHIKPYGNLSLDPSACVFHYAFELFEGLKAYRTPQNTITMFRPDKNMTRMNKSAARICLPTFESEELIKLTGKLIEQDKHLVPQGNGYSLYIRPTMIGTSKGLGVGTPSEALLYVITSPVGPYYKTGFKAVRLEATDYATRAWPGGVGDKKLGANYAPCILPQLQAAERGYQQNLWLFGPEKNITEVGTMNVFFVFLNKVTGKKELVTAPLDGTILEGVTRDSVLTLARDKLDPQEWDINERYYTITEVATRAQQGELLEAFGSGTAAVVSPIKEIGWNNKDIHVPLLPGEQCGALTKQVAQWIADIQYGRTKYDNWSRTVADLN, encoded by the coding sequence ATGTTACAAAGACACTCCTTAAGACTGGGGAAATTCTCCATCAGAACGCTTGCCACTGGTGCTCCACTAGATGCATCCAAATTGAGAATCACCAAGAATCCAAATCCATCCAAGCCAAGACCAAATGAAGAGTTAGTGTTTGGCCAAACCTTCACAGATCACATGTTGACCATCCCATGGTCTGCCAAAGAAGGTTGGGGAGCTCCACACATCAAACCTTATGGAAATTTGTCTCTCGACCCATCTGCTTGTGTGTTCCATTATGCATTTGAGTTATTTGAAGGTTTAAAAGCATACAGAACTCCTCAAAATACCATTACTATGTTCCGTCCTGACAAGAACATGACTCGTATGAACAAGTCTGCTGCTAGAATTTGTTTACCAACCTTCGAATCCGAAGAATTAATCAAGCTTACAGGAAAATTGATTGAACAGGATAAGCATTTGGTTCCACAAGGAAACGGTTACTCGTTATACATTAGACCAACGATGATTGGTACGTCCAAAGGTTTAGGTGTCGGTACTCCTTCCGAGGCTCTTCTTTACGTCATTACTTCTCCAGTGGGTCCTTACTACAAGACTGGTTTCAAAGCTGTACGTCTTGAAGCAACAGACTATGCTACAAGAGCTTGGCCAGGTGGTGTTGGTGACAAAAAGTTAGGTGCTAACTATGCCCCATGCATTTTGCCTCAATTGCAAGCTGCTGAAAGAGGCTACCAACAAAATCTGTGGTTGTTCGGCCCAGAAAAGAACATTACCGAGGTCGGTACCATGAATGTGTTCTTTGTATTCCTCAACAAAGTAACcggaaagaaagaattggtTACTGCTCCTTTGGATGGTACTATCTTAGAAGGTGTTACCAGAGATTCCGTCTTGACTTTGGCTCGTGATAAGCTAGACCCTCAAGAATGGGACATCAACGAACGTTATTACACCATTACTGAGGTTGCTACAAGAGCTCAACAAGGTGAACTATTGGAAGCTTTTGGTTCTGGTACTGCTGCTGTCGTTTCGCCCATCAAGGAAATTGGTTGGAACAACAAAGATATCCATGTTCCATTATTACCTGGTGAACAATGTGGTGCATTGACCAAACAAGTCGCGCAATGGATTGCGGATATCCAATACGGTAGAACCAAGTATGACAACTGGTCAAGAACTGTTGCTGACTTGAATTAA